The Candidatus Binatia bacterium DNA window AAGCGCCACAGGGCGCCCTGCGACCTATCCGGCGCGCCGCGGCGCGAAAGGAAAGCGTCGATGTCGTCCTGAGGGATCGACGGGACGTTACCGAGGGTCGCCGCTTGCAGGTTCATCTTGGCCAGATGGTCCAGCTTGATCGCTCGGATCGTCGCTTCCTCGATGCTTTTCCCCACGACGACGACGCCGTGGCCGCGGAGAACGCAGACGTCGCTTTCTCCCATCACTTCGAGCATCGCGTGAACTTGCTCCTTGGAATGCAGTGTCAGGCTGCTCTGGAACAGAGGTATACCGCGCAAGGCCAACCGCATGCCCTGCGGATCGTAGCCGCCGTAGATCGGCCGGAGCGCGATGCCCGCGATGCTCGCGAGCACGATCGACGGCGGGTGCGCGTGGACCACGCCGCCGACGTTAGGTCTCAGCTTGTAAATCTCGCCGTGGATGCAGGCCTCGTTGGGAGTTTTTAGCCCGGC harbors:
- a CDS encoding class II aldolase/adducin family protein, which encodes MGNLKSKTRNPQADAALVKNVALSCRILAKLGLFKETTGHVSARNRDGESMLIRGRGGDETGLLYTRPVDIVLSDFEGAPLKNRAGLKTPNEACIHGEIYKLRPNVGGVVHAHPPSIVLASIAGIALRPIYGGYDPQGMRLALRGIPLFQSSLTLHSKEQVHAMLEVMGESDVCVLRGHGVVVVGKSIEEATIRAIKLDHLAKMNLQAATLGNVPSIPQDDIDAFLSRRGAPDRSQGALWRFYAEWEKKGFGD